ACGATGGCCCTGTACCTGACCACGCCGAACTACGGGTTACGGGAGTGTGTGCGCATGGCTCTGTTCGGAGGCATCGAAGCGGGGGGCACCAAGTTCGTCTGCGCGGTGGGCACGGGACCCGACGACGTGCGGGCGGTGACCCGGTTTCCCACCACGACCCCGGCGGAGACGATCGGCCGGGTGATCGAGTTCTTCCGCAGCCAGCCCGAGCCGATGACGGCCATAGGAATCGGGGCCTTCGGTCCCACCGACCCGGATCCGGCGTCGCCCACCTACGGCACCATCACCTCCACGCCGAAGCCCGGCTGGCAGAACACCCCGCTGCGCAAGCTGGTGGCCGACGCCCTCGGCGTGCCCGTCGCGTTCGATACCGACGTCAACGCCGCCGCCCTGGGCGAGTACACCTGGGGCGCCGCGCGGGGGATCGACACCTTCATCTACCTGACGGTCGGCACGGGCATCGGCGGCGGTGCGATGGTCGAGGGGCGCATGCTCCACGGGCTGGTCCACCCCGAGATGGGCCACATCCGCGTCCCCCACGATTGGGCTGTCGACCCCTTCCCGGGCTTCTGCCCGTACCACGGCGACTGCCTGGAGGGGCTGGCCGCGGGACCGGCGCTGGAGAGGCGGTGGGGCACCCGGGCCGAGACCCTCCCGCCCGACCATCCCGCCTGGCCGCTGGAGGCGGAGTACCTCGCCCAGGCGCTGGTCAGCTACATCCTGATCCTGTCGCCGAAGCGCATCGTAATCGGCGGCGGGGTGATGCACCAGCCCGCGCTCTTCCCGCTGGTCCGTACGCGGGTGAAGGAGTTGCTTGCCGGGTACGTGCAGTCGCCGGCGATCCTGGAGGGGATCGACACCTACATCGTGCCGCCAGCGCTGGGCGACCGGGCCGGCGTCCTCGGTGCGATCGCCCTGGCGCAAGGGCAGAGGTGAGTCCGCCTGCGGGGGCAGGTGTGAGTCTGCCATTAACCCGCGATCAACCCCACCAGTCCGCACGGTTGGTGGGGTTCGGTGTGCCCGCCGGGTTGGCCGCGATCCAGTCCTTCAGGACCGTCCGGTCCAGGTTCAGGCGGGTGGCCGCAGCTACCTCTGGCAGGCCGGGAAGACCACGGAACTGAGCGAGCCGAGTCGAGATAGACCCCGCCCATCTGCAGGCGGGGTTCAGTTTTTCCATTCACATAGCTACGCCCCGGATCCCTTCTGGGCGGGTCTGCGGGCCCGCCACCGGAACGCCCGATCATGCCTGAAGCGCCGCCAGACTGCGGCGGTATGCGGCACTGCGTACCTCAAGGTACGTGATCAGTTCCTCCATGCCGTCAAGACACCGCAGGGAGAGGGGGCCCTCAACCTTGTGCCGCATGCCCTCGAGGGTGAGGTCCTCGGGATGGACGATCACCAGGCGGATGCCGCGGGCCGTGCAGATGCCCACCTTGATCAGGTCACGGGCCTGCTGTCGCCGGGCCTCCTCTGCGTCTGGGAACAACCGGGTCGGTCCATAGTGCTGCGGGCCGTTGAACTCGAAGGCCACGCTCGGCGGGTAGAAGCGGTCGAACTGCATTTCCTCGTTGGTGTACGGGTTGATGAGGAACCCCGGAGATGCATCGTCTTCGAACTCCTCGCAGTCCACGAGGAG
This genomic stretch from Symbiobacterium terraclitae harbors:
- a CDS encoding ROK family protein, whose product is MALFGGIEAGGTKFVCAVGTGPDDVRAVTRFPTTTPAETIGRVIEFFRSQPEPMTAIGIGAFGPTDPDPASPTYGTITSTPKPGWQNTPLRKLVADALGVPVAFDTDVNAAALGEYTWGAARGIDTFIYLTVGTGIGGGAMVEGRMLHGLVHPEMGHIRVPHDWAVDPFPGFCPYHGDCLEGLAAGPALERRWGTRAETLPPDHPAWPLEAEYLAQALVSYILILSPKRIVIGGGVMHQPALFPLVRTRVKELLAGYVQSPAILEGIDTYIVPPALGDRAGVLGAIALAQGQR